The genomic region ATTATTAATGCAATAACTGCAGGAACTAACGACGTTAAAAACAAGTAACGCCATGCATAAGCATCTAAAGCCTTTACTCCAAAGAACCCAATAAACGCTGCTTCAACTACTGCCGCTAAGGCAGCACCAAATGAAAACCCTCCTTGTATTATTCCGCTAATTAAGCCCCTCCATTTAAAAGGAGTCCACTCCATTGCGAAGGGATGCCCAGCAGCGTATTCTCCACCTGCAAATATTCCTACTGCAATTCTAATTATAATAAAAAGGATAAAGGCTAATATTCCAACTGCAGCATAAGTTGGTAAAGTTGAAGTCAATGCACTTGCTATCCCCAAGCCAAGGATAGTAATTATTAAGTCTCCTTTTCTGCCTATCTTATCTCCTAAATGGCCAAAAATTGCGGAACCTAAAGGCCTAAATATTATTGTTAGGGAATACGATAATATGACGGAAAAAGTCGCAATTAAAGGTGATGCAGGAGGTAAAAGGACTTTTGCTATTACTGGTGCAATACCTAATATCATTGTCAAGTCGTATGCATCCAAAAGAAATCCAGTAAATTGGGAAACTATTGCTTTATAACTGTTTGACGAGAAGCTTTCAGGTTCCATATCGTTTATACAATAATAAATGGTTTAAATTATTTTTGTTAATCTATGAGAGTGCTATCAATTAAAACTTTCTAAATGAATAAAATACAATTTTATATAATAAAACTTTTAAGCTCGTTAAAAGTGTTTTAGTTGGCTGATTAATGAAGCTAGGGGATGGCGTCCCCCTGGGGTTTAAACTCCCCGAACAGCCCGATTTTATGAGTGCTGCTGACGCCTATCTCTAAAGGAGATAGGTGAAAGGCTCGTGAATGTATTAATAATCAGCTTAATAGTTGTACCAATAATAGCTAATGCGTTTTTTATTAAAGGTATTAAATATTCTACAATAGCTTCAGGAATAGCTGAAGTGTTAATTTCATTAGTATTACTTAACAAAATTCCCATAATATGTAACTTTTACGTTACCTCATTTACCTGGTATTTTATAATAATGGTATCCTCAATATATCTATTATCTGCATTGTTCTCAATTAATTATCTCAAAGGTGAAAGAACAAAAATAAGCGAAAGAACTTACTTTTTGCTATTAAATTTCTTTGCTTCTTCAATGTTCTTTGCTTTGATAATAAATAACCTAGGTTTAGTGTGGGTAGGAATAGAGGCTATAACAATATCTACAATACCCTTAGTAATAACTGAAGGAACGGAAATCGCAATGGAAGTTGGCTGGAGATATACAATAATAGTTTCCGCAGGGGTAACTTTTGCCTTTATTTCCATCATCCTAGTATACTACTGCACACACTCTCTAGTTGTATCGTACCTAGTAATGAACCATTACTCTTCACTAACTTTAAGGATTGCATCAGCTATAGCCCTAGTAGGTTTCGGTACCAAAGTAGGGATTTTTCCAGTAAATACTTGGCTACCAGATGCTCACAGCGAAGCACCAGCGCCAATAAGCGCAATGTTCTCTGGA from Acidianus ambivalens harbors:
- a CDS encoding proton-conducting transporter membrane subunit, whose translation is MNVLIISLIVVPIIANAFFIKGIKYSTIASGIAEVLISLVLLNKIPIICNFYVTSFTWYFIIMVSSIYLLSALFSINYLKGERTKISERTYFLLLNFFASSMFFALIINNLGLVWVGIEAITISTIPLVITEGTEIAMEVGWRYTIIVSAGVTFAFISIILVYYCTHSLVVSYLVMNHYSSLTLRIASAIALVGFGTKVGIFPVNTWLPDAHSEAPAPISAMFSGVLLPVALYVLYQFYEICPIFTLYSWIAVISIVIGTLLLLR